One Erythrobacter aureus DNA segment encodes these proteins:
- a CDS encoding D-2-hydroxyacid dehydrogenase: protein MTKAVLSALIRPLVEPRLPDWVEPLWFASKEQALEYVPEAEIGWFDLNEKEPMAEIARAATGLKWMNSIYAGLDFMPLDLLKERGVTVTNGVGINAITIAEYVVMLMLAHAKGYREVVRAQDRHEWLLDSPGKRELSGERVLLLGLGAIGQLVKARLEAFDMKVVPVRRSGAEGALKPGEWREKLGEFDWVVLAVPSTPETRHMIGAMELAAMRPNGVLVNIARGDVVDQEALVAALQQQKIEAALLDVTDPEPLPEDHPLWDLDNAQVTMHLSGRAQTKMFQRSADRFIENLERWRIGEPVQPQLDLDLGY from the coding sequence ATGACCAAAGCCGTCCTGTCCGCCCTGATCCGCCCGCTGGTCGAACCGCGTCTGCCTGACTGGGTCGAGCCGCTGTGGTTCGCCAGCAAGGAGCAGGCGCTCGAATATGTGCCGGAGGCGGAGATCGGCTGGTTCGACCTGAACGAGAAAGAACCAATGGCGGAGATCGCGCGCGCCGCCACCGGTCTCAAGTGGATGAATTCGATATATGCCGGGCTCGATTTCATGCCGCTCGACCTGTTGAAGGAACGCGGTGTCACGGTAACCAACGGCGTCGGCATCAACGCCATCACCATCGCCGAATATGTCGTCATGCTGATGCTGGCCCATGCCAAGGGCTATCGCGAGGTCGTGCGCGCGCAGGATCGGCACGAATGGCTGCTCGACAGCCCGGGCAAGCGCGAGCTTTCGGGTGAGCGCGTGCTGTTGCTGGGCCTCGGCGCGATCGGTCAATTGGTGAAGGCCCGGCTCGAGGCGTTCGACATGAAGGTCGTGCCCGTGCGCCGCTCGGGTGCGGAAGGGGCGCTCAAGCCGGGCGAATGGCGCGAGAAGCTGGGCGAATTCGACTGGGTCGTGCTGGCGGTCCCCTCGACCCCCGAGACCCGGCACATGATCGGGGCGATGGAACTTGCCGCGATGCGGCCCAATGGCGTGCTGGTGAACATCGCGCGCGGAGACGTGGTCGATCAGGAGGCGCTGGTCGCGGCGCTCCAGCAACAGAAGATCGAGGCCGCGTTGCTCGACGTCACCGATCCTGAACCGCTGCCCGAAGATCATCCGCTGTGGGATCTCGACAATGCGCAGGTCACCATGCATCTCTCCGGGCGAGCCCAGACCAAGATGTTCCAGCGCAGCGCCGATCGCTTCATCGAGAATCTAGAGCGTTGGCGCATCGGAGAGCCGGTTCAGCCGCAACTGGACCTCGACCTCGGATACTGA
- a CDS encoding RES family NAD+ phosphorylase yields MKLWRLTRAPFVALDGSGPERHGARYSPPGVPVVNFASEAGLAVLVALRYLPEHRGERPNDFVLGWTEVDAEPERGPETGTAETAVRAWVADWLANRRSLLAAIASRVLPEGDIVMMNPLHPDARTVTPLVTRPFDFDACLHRPPMLDTYRSNP; encoded by the coding sequence ATGAAACTCTGGCGCCTCACCCGGGCGCCATTCGTCGCGCTAGACGGCTCTGGCCCGGAACGTCATGGCGCGCGCTATTCTCCACCAGGTGTTCCTGTGGTCAATTTTGCTTCCGAAGCCGGTCTCGCGGTATTGGTGGCGCTGCGCTACCTTCCCGAGCATCGTGGCGAGCGCCCGAACGATTTCGTGCTTGGTTGGACTGAGGTCGATGCTGAGCCTGAACGCGGACCGGAAACCGGCACGGCCGAGACCGCCGTGCGCGCCTGGGTCGCCGACTGGTTGGCCAACCGTCGCTCGCTGCTCGCCGCAATTGCATCGCGCGTGCTTCCCGAAGGCGATATCGTGATGATGAACCCGCTCCATCCCGATGCGAGAACGGTTACTCCCTTGGTCACTCGACCTTTCGACTTCGATGCCTGTCTCCATCGTCCTCCCATGCTTGACACCTACCGGAGCAATCCATGA
- a CDS encoding DUF559 domain-containing protein gives MADPQTLLWQHLKDTPKGLQFVRDHEAEGFVLPLYCAEAHLAIEVDDDPFKPKNNSERERWQEKHRVDIMQVPPSHVRRNASDVAAAIVDIATRRKARFANGL, from the coding sequence ATGGCCGATCCGCAGACTCTCCTCTGGCAGCATCTCAAGGATACGCCGAAGGGCCTGCAATTCGTCCGTGATCACGAGGCGGAGGGTTTCGTTCTCCCGCTCTATTGTGCCGAGGCGCATCTCGCGATCGAAGTCGACGACGATCCGTTCAAGCCGAAGAACAACAGCGAGCGCGAACGCTGGCAGGAAAAGCACCGCGTCGACATCATGCAGGTCCCGCCCAGCCATGTGCGCCGCAATGCCAGCGACGTCGCCGCAGCGATCGTCGACATTGCGACAAGACGCAAGGCGCGTTTCGCCAACGGGCTTTGA
- the cysS gene encoding cysteine--tRNA ligase has protein sequence MTDTPLKLFNSLTRAIEVFEPVHPGEARVYSCGPTVYNYQHIGNMRAYVFADTLGRVLQWKGYKLTHVINITDVGHLTSDADEGEDKMERMAAKEGKSAWDIAKFYQEDFERDLARLNVQSKQHPRATEYVEAMIAWGEKIADKHCYELDSGLYFDVSTVADYGRLARAVTDEGEGRIDTVEGKRNAADFAIWRKTPAGETRQMEWDSPWGKGAPGWHLECSVMGEKLLGFPIDIHTGGIDHREIHHPNEIAQNQAYCCTGGLDDASHSGAKIWMHNNFLVERSGKMSKSSGEFLRLQLLVDKGYHPLAYRMMCLQAHYRSELEFSWEGLGAALTRLKRIVMAVERLKDAPAGDPSHQKFAPMRAKFAEAVSDDLNTAVALVALEEALAVKKVDAGIKRAVIEDMDAVLGLGLFGLTRTDLRIRPKGAQITAAEIEAELIRRKEARMAKDFATSDAIRESLGEKGVEVMDGDPLGWEWKL, from the coding sequence ATGACCGACACGCCGCTGAAGCTGTTCAACTCGCTGACTCGCGCAATCGAAGTCTTCGAGCCCGTCCACCCTGGCGAGGCGCGCGTCTATTCCTGCGGGCCGACGGTCTATAATTACCAGCACATCGGCAATATGCGCGCCTATGTCTTCGCCGACACGCTGGGGCGCGTGTTGCAGTGGAAGGGCTATAAGCTCACCCACGTCATCAACATCACCGATGTCGGCCACCTCACCTCGGATGCGGATGAGGGCGAGGACAAGATGGAGCGCATGGCGGCGAAGGAGGGCAAGTCCGCCTGGGACATCGCAAAGTTCTATCAGGAGGATTTCGAACGCGACCTCGCGCGGTTGAACGTCCAGTCCAAACAGCATCCGCGCGCGACCGAATATGTCGAGGCGATGATCGCCTGGGGCGAGAAGATCGCAGACAAGCACTGCTACGAACTCGATAGCGGGCTCTATTTCGACGTTTCGACTGTTGCGGATTACGGTCGTCTTGCCCGCGCCGTCACGGATGAAGGCGAGGGGCGCATCGACACGGTCGAGGGCAAGCGCAACGCCGCCGATTTCGCCATCTGGCGCAAGACCCCGGCGGGCGAAACGCGGCAGATGGAATGGGACAGCCCCTGGGGCAAGGGCGCGCCCGGCTGGCATCTCGAATGCTCGGTCATGGGCGAGAAGCTGCTCGGCTTCCCCATCGACATCCATACCGGCGGGATCGACCACCGCGAAATCCACCATCCCAACGAAATCGCGCAGAACCAGGCCTATTGCTGCACTGGCGGGCTGGACGATGCGAGCCATTCGGGCGCGAAGATCTGGATGCACAACAACTTCCTCGTCGAACGCTCGGGGAAGATGTCGAAATCGTCGGGCGAGTTTCTGCGGCTGCAACTGCTGGTCGACAAGGGCTATCACCCGCTCGCCTACCGCATGATGTGCCTGCAGGCGCATTACCGCAGCGAGCTGGAGTTCTCGTGGGAGGGGCTGGGCGCCGCGCTCACGCGGCTCAAGCGCATCGTGATGGCGGTAGAGCGGTTGAAGGACGCACCCGCAGGCGATCCCTCGCACCAGAAATTCGCCCCCATGCGCGCGAAATTCGCCGAGGCCGTTTCGGACGACCTCAACACCGCCGTTGCCTTGGTCGCGCTCGAAGAGGCGCTTGCGGTCAAGAAGGTCGATGCGGGCATCAAGCGCGCGGTAATCGAAGATATGGACGCTGTCCTCGGCCTCGGCCTGTTCGGTCTGACGCGCACCGATCTGCGCATCCGCCCGAAAGGCGCGCAGATCACCGCGGCCGAAATCGAGGCAGAGCTGATTCGTCGCAAGGAGGCGCGCATGGCCAAAGATTTCGCCACTTCGGACGCGATTCGCGAAAGCCTTGGGGAAAAAGGCGTGGAGGTGATGGACGGCGACCCCCTCGGTTGGGAATGGAAGCTCTGA
- a CDS encoding nitroreductase — protein sequence MNVSEAVASRRSVRAFTDQPVEREVLVRILEKAQRSPSGGNTQPWHGIVLTGEPMQTLFARVAQDLPKGREAFAPEYHVYPPELDGAYEQRRRGVGEDMYGALQISREEKGKRLMWFANNFRAFGAPVLMLVHTPRYMGPPQWSDIGMWLQTIGLLCREEGLDTCFQEAWAVYSPQIREVVDIPEDHTFFCGVAIGYRDPDAAVNNFDVKRAPLDESVRWEGW from the coding sequence ATGAACGTATCCGAAGCCGTAGCCAGCCGCCGTTCCGTCCGCGCCTTTACCGATCAGCCGGTCGAGCGCGAGGTGCTCGTCCGCATCCTCGAAAAGGCGCAACGCAGCCCTTCCGGCGGCAACACGCAGCCCTGGCACGGCATCGTCCTCACCGGCGAACCGATGCAGACCCTGTTCGCGCGTGTCGCGCAGGATCTGCCCAAGGGGCGCGAGGCTTTTGCGCCCGAGTATCACGTCTATCCGCCCGAGCTCGACGGGGCCTATGAACAGCGCCGCCGCGGGGTGGGCGAGGACATGTATGGCGCGCTCCAAATCTCGCGTGAGGAAAAGGGCAAGCGGCTGATGTGGTTCGCCAACAATTTCCGTGCCTTCGGGGCGCCGGTGCTGATGCTGGTCCACACGCCCAGATATATGGGGCCGCCGCAGTGGAGCGATATCGGCATGTGGCTGCAGACCATCGGCCTGCTGTGCCGCGAGGAAGGGCTCGACACCTGCTTTCAGGAAGCCTGGGCGGTCTATTCCCCGCAGATCCGTGAAGTGGTCGACATCCCCGAGGACCATACTTTTTTCTGCGGAGTGGCGATCGGTTACCGCGACCCGGATGCGGCTGTGAACAATTTCGACGTCAAACGCGCCCCGCTGGACGAGAGCGTGCGGTGGGAAGGGTGGTGA
- a CDS encoding GNAT family N-acetyltransferase, which yields MAIRLLGPGDETLVEAAAELFDHEPLPEQTRAFLASEREFLWLAIVKGQPVGFVSATSILHPDKRPHLFVNELATHEDHRRRGIATRLMRTVEQYGREHGLWPIWLAAEGNDAQAIAFYRSLSDIEERGAIVFEWE from the coding sequence GTGGCAATCCGTTTGCTGGGGCCGGGCGACGAAACGCTTGTCGAGGCCGCTGCGGAATTGTTCGACCATGAGCCGCTTCCCGAGCAGACACGCGCTTTTCTTGCCAGCGAACGCGAGTTCCTGTGGCTTGCCATCGTGAAAGGGCAACCGGTCGGCTTTGTCAGCGCGACCAGCATTCTCCATCCCGACAAGCGACCCCACCTGTTCGTCAACGAGCTTGCAACGCATGAAGACCATCGACGGCGGGGCATTGCGACGCGTCTGATGCGCACGGTAGAGCAATACGGCCGGGAGCACGGCCTGTGGCCGATCTGGCTTGCTGCCGAAGGGAATGACGCGCAGGCAATCGCCTTCTACCGGTCGCTTTCAGATATTGAGGAGCGCGGCGCGATCGTGTTCGAATGGGAGTAA
- the cobT gene encoding cobaltochelatase subunit CobT, giving the protein MTEQTPLDRFKQALTGAARALAHEPEVEVAWSADAPAQSGKNFRVPLPGRNLPRDQAIEARGFADSFSLRLRHHNEALHGKGAPPEPIARACYDAIEQVRYEAIGSNRYAGIRDNLNSAVELRTAADAIVRAEEASEVPLPTALSLMLREALTGEAVPERARAGVDLVRGDILAKIGTDMEGLAEALDDQRAFQNLTLDMLRHLDLTLPDSPDPTDAEDGDEEEGENPEDQESDEEDEGGAEPEAADARSELSDGEAEGDADQEVEGEQEMSDGDPSDDGEEGMQPVRPNRPWTDFPETFEYKAYTDKFDEEIEAAELCDFEELERLRTYLDSQLAGLQGVVTRLANRLQRRLMAQQNRSWDFDQEEGLLDAARLTRVVVSPGHALSYKIERDTEFKDTVVTLLIDNSGSMRGRPISIAAISADILARTLERCGVKTEILGFTTRAWKGGQSREAWLADGRPANPGRLNDLRHILYKKADEPWRRARRNLGLMMREGLLKENIDGEALLWAHNRLLARPEDRRILMVISDGAPVDDSTLSVNQAGFLESHLRKVIDWIEKQSPVQLAAIGIGHDVTRYYKRSVTIMDVEQLGGTIIEQLADLFEIEG; this is encoded by the coding sequence GTGACCGAACAGACTCCCCTCGATCGCTTCAAGCAGGCGCTGACCGGTGCTGCCCGTGCACTTGCGCACGAACCCGAAGTCGAAGTCGCCTGGAGTGCTGACGCCCCGGCACAGAGCGGCAAGAATTTCCGCGTGCCGCTGCCGGGCCGCAATCTGCCGCGCGATCAGGCGATCGAGGCGCGCGGTTTCGCCGACAGTTTCTCGCTCCGCCTGCGCCACCATAACGAGGCGCTGCACGGCAAGGGCGCGCCGCCCGAACCGATCGCGCGCGCCTGCTACGATGCGATCGAGCAGGTCCGCTACGAGGCGATCGGATCGAACCGCTATGCGGGGATTCGCGACAACCTCAATTCGGCGGTCGAGCTGCGGACCGCCGCCGATGCCATCGTGCGGGCGGAGGAGGCGAGCGAGGTGCCGCTGCCGACCGCGCTTTCGCTGATGCTGCGCGAGGCGCTGACCGGCGAGGCCGTGCCCGAGCGCGCCCGCGCAGGCGTCGATCTGGTGCGCGGGGATATCCTCGCGAAGATCGGCACCGATATGGAAGGGCTGGCGGAGGCGCTCGACGACCAGCGCGCGTTTCAGAACCTGACGCTCGACATGCTCCGCCATCTCGATCTCACCTTGCCTGACAGTCCCGATCCGACCGACGCCGAGGACGGCGACGAGGAGGAGGGCGAAAACCCCGAGGATCAGGAAAGCGACGAGGAAGACGAGGGCGGCGCCGAGCCCGAGGCCGCCGATGCACGCAGCGAGCTCAGCGACGGCGAGGCCGAGGGCGATGCCGATCAGGAGGTCGAGGGCGAACAGGAAATGTCCGATGGCGATCCGTCGGACGATGGCGAGGAGGGCATGCAGCCCGTCCGCCCGAACCGCCCGTGGACGGACTTCCCCGAAACCTTCGAATACAAGGCCTACACGGACAAGTTCGACGAGGAGATCGAGGCGGCCGAGCTGTGCGATTTCGAGGAACTCGAACGGCTGCGTACCTATCTAGACAGCCAGCTTGCGGGCCTCCAGGGCGTTGTCACCCGGCTCGCCAACCGGCTGCAGCGCCGCCTGATGGCGCAGCAGAACCGGAGCTGGGATTTCGACCAGGAAGAGGGGCTTCTGGATGCCGCGCGGCTCACCCGCGTGGTCGTCAGCCCGGGCCATGCGCTCTCCTACAAGATCGAGCGCGACACCGAGTTCAAGGACACGGTTGTCACCTTGCTGATCGACAATTCGGGTTCGATGCGCGGGCGGCCGATCAGCATCGCCGCGATCAGCGCCGATATCCTTGCGCGCACGCTGGAACGCTGCGGGGTGAAGACCGAAATCCTCGGCTTCACCACCCGCGCCTGGAAGGGCGGGCAGAGCCGCGAGGCCTGGCTTGCCGATGGCCGCCCCGCCAATCCGGGGCGGCTCAACGATTTGCGCCACATCCTCTACAAAAAGGCCGACGAACCCTGGCGCCGCGCGCGCCGCAATCTCGGCCTGATGATGCGCGAGGGGCTGCTCAAGGAAAATATCGACGGCGAGGCGCTGCTCTGGGCGCACAACCGCCTGCTCGCCCGCCCGGAAGACCGCCGCATCCTGATGGTGATCAGCGATGGCGCGCCGGTCGACGACAGCACGCTGAGCGTCAACCAGGCGGGCTTCCTCGAAAGCCATCTGCGCAAGGTGATCGATTGGATCGAGAAGCAGTCGCCGGTGCAACTGGCGGCAATCGGGATCGGGCACGATGTGACCCGCTATTACAAGCGCTCGGTGACGATCATGGACGTAGAGCAACTTGGCGGCACGATTATCGAGCAGTTGGCCGATCTGTTCGAGATTGAGGGGTGA
- the fsa gene encoding fructose-6-phosphate aldolase: protein MKFFVDTADIADIRELADTGLLDGVTTNPSLIAKSGRDFMEVTKEICDIVDGPVSAEVVALDHETMMKEAETLRRIADNVCIKVPLTIDGLKTCKKLTSDGTMVNVTLCFSANQALLAAKAGATFVSPFVGRHDDNGFDGMALIRDIRLIYDNYPGFTTEILVASIRNPVHVLESARIGADVATMPPAVIKGLFKHVLTDKGIEGFLKDWEKTGQSIPTA from the coding sequence ATGAAATTCTTCGTCGACACCGCCGACATCGCCGACATCAGGGAACTGGCCGATACCGGCCTGCTCGACGGCGTTACCACCAATCCCTCGCTGATTGCCAAATCGGGGCGGGACTTCATGGAGGTGACCAAGGAAATCTGCGATATCGTCGATGGTCCGGTCAGCGCCGAGGTGGTCGCGCTCGATCATGAAACGATGATGAAAGAGGCCGAAACGCTGCGCAGGATCGCGGACAATGTCTGCATCAAGGTGCCGCTGACGATCGACGGGCTCAAGACCTGCAAGAAGCTCACTTCGGATGGCACGATGGTCAACGTCACGCTGTGCTTTTCCGCCAACCAGGCGTTGCTCGCGGCCAAGGCGGGGGCGACCTTCGTTTCGCCCTTTGTCGGCCGTCACGACGACAATGGCTTCGACGGCATGGCGCTGATCCGCGACATCCGCCTGATCTACGACAACTATCCCGGCTTCACGACCGAGATCCTCGTCGCCAGCATCCGCAATCCCGTTCACGTGCTCGAAAGCGCGCGGATCGGCGCCGATGTCGCGACCATGCCGCCCGCAGTCATCAAGGGGCTGTTCAAGCATGTCCTGACCGACAAGGGGATCGAGGGTTTCCTCAAGGATTGGGAAAAGACCGGCCAGTCGATTCCTACCGCCTAA
- a CDS encoding DUF4197 domain-containing protein — MTDILVKPTHRRAVLGGLAAGGGLLALPGCASLPGFGMVDAVQRILFLSSERAFGRMLQGDGFWDQQVAQLGLGNLLGTRGDVMTRILTSALFKSRLEDAFADIAYEGAERAAPLVTDAVRTIGVQNAIDLVRGGPTAATSFLRVSMGTTLVEAMVPELGTAMRVAGDPLVGELLRGLTGVDLAGATNRFATNIDDTIWREIGVEEAAIRRDPQATRDPLIIGVFGTGAGY, encoded by the coding sequence ATGACCGATATTCTCGTGAAACCCACCCACCGGCGCGCTGTCCTTGGCGGTCTGGCCGCAGGCGGCGGGTTGCTGGCCTTGCCCGGCTGCGCAAGCCTGCCCGGCTTCGGCATGGTCGATGCAGTTCAGCGCATCCTCTTCCTGTCGAGCGAGCGCGCCTTCGGCCGCATGCTGCAGGGCGACGGCTTCTGGGACCAGCAGGTCGCGCAGCTTGGGCTGGGCAATCTGCTCGGCACGCGTGGCGATGTGATGACCCGCATCCTCACTTCGGCGCTGTTCAAGAGTCGGCTGGAAGATGCCTTTGCCGATATTGCCTATGAAGGTGCCGAGCGCGCGGCCCCGCTGGTGACCGATGCGGTGCGCACCATCGGCGTCCAGAACGCCATCGATCTCGTGCGCGGCGGGCCGACAGCGGCAACCAGTTTTTTGCGCGTATCGATGGGCACCACGCTGGTCGAGGCGATGGTGCCCGAACTCGGCACCGCGATGCGCGTGGCTGGCGATCCACTGGTTGGCGAGCTGCTGCGGGGCCTCACCGGAGTCGATCTCGCCGGTGCGACGAATCGCTTTGCAACCAATATCGACGACACCATCTGGCGCGAGATCGGCGTGGAGGAAGCTGCCATCCGCCGCGATCCGCAGGCCACGCGCGATCCGCTGATCATCGGTGTGTTCGGTACCGGTGCGGGGTACTAG
- a CDS encoding primosomal protein N', with amino-acid sequence MNRVRCLVLNAALGPLDYKVPEGLYVEPGSVVECPLGPRTVIGIVWEAERLPGTEVPAEKLRNLRGLLPIPPLSAPLRRLIEWTADYYVASLASVARMALSSGGALKGPATMTEYRLTGGMPERMTPQRERAMEALEGEQANIRELAGIAGVSEAVLRGLVNQGVLEPVEVDCDRPYDAARPDFAHVELSAEQRAASDILAEAVRKAEFAPFLLDGVTGSGKTETYFEPVAEALDMGRQVLVLLPEIALTENFLHRFEERFGASPVLWHSSLKSTERRRAYRAVSNGSAQVVVGARSALFLPFAQLGLIVVDEAHETSFKQEDGVRYNARDVAVMRGHFEKVPVVLASATPALESLQMAESGVYTKIDLPSRFGGAQLPSIDTIDLTEEMPPQGMWLAQRLVDGIEERLERGEQSLLFLNRRGYAPLTLCRNCGFRYQCPNCSAWLVEHRFTNRLACHHCGHEAPAPQACTECGEPDCLVACGPGVERIADEVAERLPDARVFVATSDTLNSPGRAAEFIAAVEACEIDVIVGTQLVTKGFHFPELTLVGVVDADLGLEGGDLRAGERTYQQVAQVAGRAGRGSKPGEVLIQTRHPEAPVIAALAAGDRDAFYSAETEMRREAGAPPFGRWAAIIISSEDDAEAREAANRLGAFRPQVAECVILGPAPAPMALLRGRYRYRFLINARRSVHLQDVIRHWLRQVDHPPGVRVAVDIDPYSFV; translated from the coding sequence ATGAACCGCGTGCGCTGCCTCGTCCTCAATGCCGCTCTCGGCCCCTTGGATTACAAGGTGCCCGAGGGTCTGTATGTCGAGCCCGGATCGGTGGTCGAATGCCCGCTTGGGCCGCGCACTGTGATCGGGATCGTCTGGGAAGCTGAACGGCTGCCCGGCACCGAGGTTCCGGCAGAGAAGCTGCGGAACTTGAGGGGATTGCTCCCGATCCCCCCGCTCTCCGCGCCGCTGCGCCGCCTGATCGAATGGACAGCCGATTACTATGTCGCCTCGCTGGCCAGCGTGGCGCGCATGGCGCTGTCGTCGGGCGGTGCTCTCAAGGGTCCGGCCACCATGACCGAATATCGCCTGACCGGCGGCATGCCCGAACGCATGACCCCGCAGCGGGAAAGGGCAATGGAAGCGCTCGAGGGAGAGCAGGCCAACATCCGCGAACTGGCGGGTATCGCCGGGGTATCCGAAGCCGTCCTGCGGGGCCTCGTCAATCAGGGTGTGCTCGAGCCGGTCGAGGTCGATTGCGACCGCCCCTATGACGCGGCCCGCCCCGATTTCGCCCATGTGGAACTCAGTGCAGAGCAGCGCGCGGCCTCGGACATTCTCGCCGAGGCCGTTCGCAAGGCGGAGTTCGCCCCCTTCCTTCTCGACGGGGTGACCGGATCGGGCAAGACCGAGACCTATTTCGAGCCCGTCGCCGAGGCGCTCGATATGGGACGGCAAGTACTCGTGCTGCTGCCCGAAATCGCCTTGACGGAGAATTTCCTCCACCGCTTCGAAGAGCGTTTCGGCGCATCGCCCGTGCTGTGGCATTCCTCGCTTAAATCAACCGAGCGCCGCCGCGCCTATCGCGCGGTCTCCAACGGTTCGGCGCAGGTCGTCGTCGGCGCGCGTTCGGCCTTGTTCCTCCCCTTCGCGCAGCTCGGCCTGATCGTTGTCGACGAGGCGCATGAGACCAGCTTCAAGCAGGAAGACGGCGTGCGCTACAATGCCCGCGACGTCGCGGTGATGCGGGGGCATTTCGAGAAGGTGCCGGTGGTTCTCGCCAGCGCAACGCCAGCGCTCGAAAGCCTGCAGATGGCCGAGAGCGGCGTCTATACCAAAATCGACCTGCCGAGCCGGTTCGGCGGGGCACAATTACCCAGCATCGACACGATCGACCTGACCGAGGAAATGCCCCCGCAGGGCATGTGGCTTGCCCAACGCCTGGTCGACGGGATCGAGGAACGACTGGAGCGCGGCGAACAGTCGCTGCTGTTCCTGAACCGCCGCGGCTATGCGCCGCTGACGCTGTGCCGCAATTGCGGCTTTCGCTATCAATGCCCCAATTGCAGCGCCTGGCTGGTCGAGCATCGCTTCACCAATCGTCTGGCCTGCCATCATTGCGGGCACGAAGCCCCCGCACCGCAGGCCTGCACCGAATGCGGCGAGCCCGATTGCCTCGTCGCCTGCGGCCCTGGCGTCGAGCGCATTGCCGACGAGGTGGCTGAGCGACTGCCTGACGCGCGGGTTTTTGTCGCCACCTCGGACACGCTCAATTCGCCCGGACGTGCGGCGGAGTTTATCGCCGCTGTCGAGGCGTGCGAGATCGACGTGATCGTGGGCACACAACTGGTCACCAAAGGATTCCACTTTCCGGAGCTGACGCTGGTCGGGGTGGTCGATGCCGATCTGGGCCTGGAAGGCGGCGATCTGCGCGCGGGCGAGCGGACCTATCAGCAGGTGGCACAGGTCGCGGGGCGCGCGGGGCGCGGATCGAAACCGGGCGAGGTGCTGATCCAGACACGCCATCCCGAAGCGCCGGTGATCGCCGCGCTCGCCGCCGGAGACCGCGACGCCTTCTATTCCGCCGAAACCGAGATGCGGCGCGAGGCGGGCGCCCCGCCCTTCGGGCGTTGGGCAGCGATTATCATTTCGAGCGAGGACGATGCCGAAGCGCGCGAGGCCGCCAACCGCCTCGGCGCCTTCCGCCCGCAGGTTGCCGAATGCGTGATCCTCGGCCCTGCGCCAGCCCCGATGGCGCTCCTGCGCGGCCGTTACCGCTACCGATTCCTCATCAATGCGCGGCGCAGCGTGCACTTGCAGGACGTGATCCGCCACTGGCTGCGGCAGGTCGACCACCCGCCCGGCGTGCGCGTGGCGGTGGACATCGATCCCTACAGTTTTGTTTAG
- a CDS encoding winged helix-turn-helix transcriptional regulator: METATRPAQEGTLPSDRDTGVTLEVHDAPQCSAVNDILARVGDKWSVRVVMALEGGSRRFNQLRRDIPAISQRMLTRTLRLLERDGLVSRTVTPSVPPRVDYALTPLGESLCDPVARLGNWAIANIGRVEAARAVFDGEQD; encoded by the coding sequence ATGGAAACTGCAACCCGTCCCGCGCAAGAAGGCACTTTGCCGTCAGATAGGGACACCGGTGTAACCCTCGAAGTCCACGACGCGCCGCAATGTTCCGCGGTGAACGATATCCTCGCGCGCGTGGGAGACAAGTGGTCGGTGCGCGTGGTGATGGCGCTGGAAGGCGGATCGCGCCGCTTCAATCAGTTGAGGCGCGACATTCCAGCCATCTCGCAGCGCATGCTGACGCGCACGCTGCGCCTGCTAGAACGCGACGGCCTCGTCAGCCGCACGGTCACGCCGAGCGTCCCGCCGCGGGTGGACTACGCGCTGACGCCGCTCGGCGAGTCGTTATGCGATCCCGTCGCACGGCTCGGCAATTGGGCGATCGCCAACATCGGCAGGGTCGAAGCCGCCCGTGCGGTGTTCGACGGCGAGCAGGACTAA
- a CDS encoding FMN-dependent NADH-azoreductase — protein sequence MQILRIDSSTTGDQSISRKLTGELLAHFTAKHPDAKVVTRDLVAEPLPHIDPITTSAIRTPPETHEEAVEAAYPEQKAVLDQFLASDVVIVGAPMYNFSIPSQLKAWLDRLGVPRVTFQYGENGPEGLAGGRKVVVASARGGEYSNDQMAENQESLLSTFFGFIGVDDLHFVRVEKAGYGPDAIAAGMEAAKQEIAAL from the coding sequence ATGCAAATCCTTCGCATCGACAGTTCGACCACGGGCGATCAGTCCATCAGCCGCAAGCTTACCGGTGAGCTGCTGGCACATTTCACTGCAAAGCATCCCGACGCCAAGGTCGTCACCCGCGACCTTGTGGCCGAGCCCCTGCCGCATATCGACCCGATCACAACCAGCGCGATCCGCACTCCGCCCGAGACGCACGAGGAGGCGGTCGAGGCCGCCTATCCGGAACAGAAGGCGGTGCTCGACCAATTCCTCGCCAGCGACGTCGTGATCGTCGGCGCGCCGATGTACAATTTCTCGATCCCGAGCCAGCTCAAGGCCTGGCTCGACCGGCTGGGCGTGCCGCGCGTGACCTTCCAGTATGGCGAAAACGGACCCGAAGGCCTCGCCGGCGGTCGCAAGGTCGTGGTCGCCTCGGCACGCGGCGGCGAATATTCGAACGACCAGATGGCCGAGAACCAGGAAAGCCTGCTGTCGACGTTCTTCGGCTTCATCGGCGTGGACGACCTCCACTTCGTCCGTGTCGAGAAAGCGGGCTACGGCCCCGATGCCATCGCGGCAGGCATGGAAGCGGCGAAGCAGGAAATCGCCGCGCTGTAA